In Maridesulfovibrio zosterae DSM 11974, a genomic segment contains:
- a CDS encoding VOC family protein, protein MHFKYTILYVEDVTSTIIFYEDVFGFNRKMIHESGEYGELDTGGTTLAFSSHKLMNQLGKSSDTPNPSAPVFEIAFETENVAEALEKARSAGAKIIQEPQQQPWGQTIAYVADNNGFLIEICSPVAGA, encoded by the coding sequence ATGCATTTCAAGTACACCATTCTCTACGTTGAAGATGTCACCAGCACCATTATTTTCTATGAAGATGTTTTTGGTTTTAACCGCAAGATGATCCACGAATCAGGTGAATATGGTGAATTAGACACTGGTGGAACCACTCTGGCATTTTCTTCACACAAACTCATGAATCAGCTAGGTAAATCGTCAGACACCCCCAATCCATCAGCTCCAGTGTTTGAGATCGCTTTTGAAACTGAAAATGTAGCAGAAGCACTTGAAAAGGCACGTTCAGCCGGAGCAAAAATCATCCAAGAACCTCAACAACAACCTTGGGGACAAACAATAGCTTATGTTGCTGACAACAATGGTTTCTTAATCGAAATATGCTCTCCCGTTGCTGGCGCATAG